The Gemmatimonadota bacterium genome contains a region encoding:
- a CDS encoding carboxymuconolactone decarboxylase family protein, giving the protein MAFIRYTPEHGLRPEERVADPDNIIQIHAGHPSVMRHHHGLYRALMHDPGPLPRRLREMVAVRISALNHCRY; this is encoded by the coding sequence ATGGCCTTCATTCGATATACCCCAGAGCATGGGCTCCGTCCGGAGGAGCGGGTGGCGGACCCCGACAACATCATCCAGATCCATGCGGGGCACCCGTCGGTCATGCGGCACCACCATGGCCTCTACCGTGCCCTGATGCATGATCCCGGGCCGCTCCCGCGACGGCTGCGGGAAATGGTCGCGGTGCGTATTTCCGCGCTGAATCACTGCCGGTATTGA
- a CDS encoding oxygenase, producing the protein MHLVRSPGLSLFLAITLAGCNKLLDALPDVASCASSLDARPFAATRGERFTGNVEETTARCRGGTRATEQRGAPWVDFTHYWGAGDASSRHWLGTKNLRGINGALIDLEYARVELIRFNLFDNSGTWPRYVSGDSAVEGPAIRQWPEMRLPPGHVAYGEVGGPGDQACTGELVRFRTLTGICNDLRNPLMGSTGTLFARNVEFESTFPHDGGDSLARNRHGSRISLTSPDPRLVSRRLFTRLQDDPQACNDGAGPAGSPAAVRCDYLKAPFFNVLAAYWIQFMTHDWFSHLDEGRNAAPQMTLGCRDAFAATGRCRVTDSVGRALVADSSPPVRFGTPAGERLVRAPRTFRNTNTAWWDASQLYGYDERSRVRVKRDPSDPARLLMVRQGTEDQGYLPALGDGDPMHPEWVGQEATGFPDNWSIGLSLLHTVFAREHNQFVAAFRRQAAATPAADCGLRRPGRADAPVSYRDVTADELFEAARLVVAAEIAKIHTIEWTTQLLYNEPLYKAMNANWNGLVDDDNMVGSALARVVASLGASSKGSRAASWFSVLAAGAGIVGTGSQRPDWSIDSTQHLNGGVNHFGSPFNFPEEFVTVYRLHPLIPDVLEVRQLAAPNAVTTHVPTVATFRGKATPLMRAHGAADWALSLGRQRLGLLTLQNSPRFLQHLQVSRAPGAGTLDVMALDLLRDRERGVPRYNEFRRQYGLRHVRSFDDFVDVRLAATAPERLRQESIVQAMREVYGQHRCDQRKVISLALRNPDGSPITDCLGFPDGTIVDNVEDLDVVVGYLAEFTRPHGFAISETQFLVFVLNASRRLFSDRFFTSSYRPEIYSTLGMSWVDQGGPAPMQEPGEDNGHAKQPVSTFKRVLLRTVPELAGELADVRNVFDPWARDRGAYYSLDWTPRARARADASFRRE; encoded by the coding sequence ATGCACCTGGTCCGTTCGCCCGGGCTCTCGCTATTCCTCGCGATCACCCTGGCAGGATGCAACAAGCTGTTGGATGCGCTGCCAGACGTGGCCAGCTGTGCCTCCTCCCTCGACGCGCGGCCCTTCGCGGCAACGCGCGGCGAGCGTTTCACCGGCAACGTGGAAGAGACGACGGCGCGCTGTCGGGGCGGCACGCGGGCGACGGAGCAGCGGGGCGCACCGTGGGTGGACTTCACGCATTACTGGGGAGCGGGCGACGCCAGCTCACGACATTGGCTCGGGACCAAGAACCTCCGGGGCATCAACGGCGCATTGATCGACCTGGAGTACGCCCGCGTCGAGTTGATCCGGTTCAACCTGTTCGATAACTCGGGGACCTGGCCGAGGTATGTATCCGGTGATTCGGCGGTGGAGGGGCCGGCCATCCGGCAGTGGCCCGAGATGCGCCTTCCACCAGGGCACGTCGCCTATGGGGAGGTCGGTGGACCTGGGGACCAGGCATGCACGGGAGAGTTGGTCAGGTTCCGGACGCTCACCGGGATCTGCAATGACCTCCGCAATCCGCTGATGGGTTCCACGGGGACGTTGTTCGCCCGCAATGTGGAGTTCGAGAGCACCTTCCCGCATGACGGCGGGGACTCCCTGGCACGCAACCGGCATGGGAGCCGCATCTCGCTCACCTCCCCGGATCCGCGTTTGGTGAGCCGGCGCTTGTTCACGAGGCTCCAGGACGATCCACAGGCGTGCAACGACGGGGCCGGGCCGGCTGGCAGTCCGGCGGCCGTTCGGTGCGACTACCTGAAGGCACCGTTCTTCAACGTGCTGGCGGCCTACTGGATCCAGTTCATGACCCATGACTGGTTCTCGCACCTGGATGAGGGGCGCAACGCCGCACCACAGATGACACTCGGGTGTCGGGACGCGTTTGCGGCGACTGGTAGATGCCGGGTGACGGATTCGGTCGGCCGCGCCCTCGTGGCCGACTCGTCGCCGCCCGTGCGGTTCGGCACACCTGCCGGTGAGCGGCTGGTGCGTGCACCGCGGACCTTCCGCAACACCAACACGGCCTGGTGGGACGCGTCCCAACTGTATGGGTACGACGAGCGCTCCCGCGTGCGCGTCAAGCGTGACCCGTCCGACCCAGCCCGCCTCCTGATGGTACGGCAAGGAACCGAGGATCAGGGTTACCTCCCTGCGCTTGGTGACGGGGATCCGATGCACCCGGAGTGGGTGGGGCAGGAGGCGACCGGGTTTCCTGACAACTGGAGCATTGGCCTCAGCCTCCTGCACACGGTCTTTGCTCGCGAGCATAACCAGTTCGTGGCCGCCTTTCGCCGACAGGCCGCGGCCACGCCGGCCGCAGACTGTGGACTCCGGCGTCCGGGACGAGCCGACGCGCCGGTCTCCTACCGCGACGTAACCGCCGACGAGCTGTTTGAGGCGGCGCGGCTCGTTGTCGCCGCTGAAATCGCCAAGATCCACACCATCGAATGGACCACGCAGCTGCTGTACAACGAGCCGTTGTACAAGGCGATGAACGCGAACTGGAACGGCCTGGTGGACGACGACAACATGGTCGGGTCGGCGCTGGCCCGCGTGGTGGCCTCGCTCGGCGCCTCGTCGAAGGGCTCACGCGCGGCATCCTGGTTCTCCGTGTTGGCGGCGGGAGCCGGGATCGTCGGTACGGGGAGCCAACGGCCGGATTGGAGCATCGATAGCACGCAGCACCTCAATGGTGGCGTCAATCACTTCGGGTCTCCCTTCAACTTCCCGGAGGAGTTCGTCACGGTATATCGCCTGCACCCGCTGATCCCCGACGTGCTGGAGGTGCGACAGCTTGCGGCACCGAACGCGGTGACCACGCATGTGCCCACCGTCGCGACCTTTCGCGGCAAGGCGACGCCATTGATGCGTGCCCACGGCGCCGCCGACTGGGCGCTGAGCCTGGGACGCCAGCGACTGGGGCTGCTCACCCTCCAGAACAGTCCCCGATTCCTGCAGCACCTACAGGTCAGCCGTGCCCCCGGTGCCGGCACCCTGGATGTGATGGCGCTGGACCTGTTGCGCGACCGCGAGCGCGGTGTGCCGCGATACAACGAGTTCCGCCGTCAGTACGGCCTCCGTCACGTGCGATCGTTCGATGACTTCGTTGATGTGCGGCTCGCGGCCACCGCCCCGGAGCGTCTGCGGCAGGAGTCCATCGTGCAGGCGATGCGCGAGGTGTACGGGCAGCATCGCTGTGACCAGCGCAAGGTGATCAGCCTCGCGTTGCGCAATCCGGACGGTTCGCCGATCACCGATTGCCTGGGATTCCCGGATGGCACCATCGTGGACAATGTCGAGGATCTCGACGTCGTCGTCGGGTACCTCGCCGAGTTCACACGGCCGCACGGGTTCGCCATATCGGAGACGCAGTTCCTCGTCTTCGTGCTGAATGCGTCGCGTCGATTGTTCAGCGACCGCTTCTTCACCTCCAGCTACCGGCCGGAGATCTACTCGACGCTCGGGATGTCGTGGGTGGACCAGGGCGGGCCCGCGCCGATGCAGGAACCGGGGGAGGACAACGGGCATGCGAAGCAACCAGTGTCCACGTTCAAGCGGGTGTTGCTCCGCACGGTTCCGGAGCTGGCCGGAGAGCTGGCCGACGTGCGCAACGTGTTTGATCCGTGGGCGCGCGATCGCGGGGCATACTACTCGCTGGATTGGACACCCCGCGCCCGCGCGCGCGCCGACGCGTCGTTCCGGCGCGAGTAG
- a CDS encoding cyclic nucleotide-binding domain-containing protein — protein MTPITPDDAGALLAVQSTRLLRDLEPSITSALAAEVEFMRLEVGDRLFKEGSGAGALYLLAEGLLHASEPDLSDGPKRMRIIAPGEAVDGLQELGGANTWVVAAQEPSLVAVVPDEAVDRLGVAHPAFVQVLDRLHRRQSLTSLRRIFGPVDEALLDDLERLGDWLHVKRGEVVFEPAARADSVLFIIRGRVAALHVAENGEERLESYRNRGETVGESGFLTGRPRAYRARATRDSTIVRYSSTAFEELIASHPRVMRYLARAVSLRATAPLRTARNSTISSVAVVPASLRAPVQAVAERVAAALDVNASVLRLDSARVDALSGVSGLAQAAVGSSLESRLMELLERWEDEHRFVVYVADDAPSEWSRRCVRHADRLVLVADPRELHTPARVEHDVVASSVRQGESRAVLVLAHADGTKSPANTRYWLDARPYVSEHHHVRMSEPRDFERLARILSGRAIGLVLGGGGARGFAHIGLLRALDEAGIPVDLVGGTSMGAFIGGQYAMGRTLAEITRASRRVFLEIRPHRGFTVPLLALVGQDRVDEAGRAAYGDVHIEDLWRSYFCVSANLTTADVVVHRRGSLRHGATASANLPGVSVPVLHDKQLLVDGGVLNNLPTDVMRKAGAGVVIASIVSAQVGSLFTCDRVPGTWELLRGHLTGRRTAAFPTLIEVMMRSTVLYSASRERASAADADLAIRPSVAGFGLLAFERIDEIVAAGYQAGMDVLPGWKAQAGTALA, from the coding sequence ATGACGCCGATTACTCCCGATGACGCCGGTGCCTTGTTGGCCGTGCAGTCCACGCGACTGCTCCGCGACCTTGAGCCCAGCATTACGTCCGCGCTGGCTGCCGAGGTGGAGTTCATGCGCCTTGAGGTTGGTGACCGCTTGTTCAAGGAGGGGAGCGGCGCCGGTGCCCTCTACCTGCTCGCGGAAGGCTTGCTGCACGCGTCCGAACCGGACCTGAGCGACGGTCCGAAGCGCATGCGGATCATCGCACCGGGTGAAGCGGTGGACGGCCTGCAAGAGCTCGGTGGAGCGAACACCTGGGTCGTCGCGGCGCAGGAGCCGTCCCTCGTCGCCGTGGTCCCGGACGAGGCGGTGGACCGGCTCGGTGTCGCGCACCCCGCCTTCGTGCAGGTCCTGGACCGCTTGCACCGGCGTCAGTCGCTGACGAGCCTGCGACGGATTTTTGGCCCGGTCGACGAAGCCCTGCTCGACGACCTGGAGCGGCTGGGCGATTGGCTGCACGTCAAGCGTGGCGAGGTTGTGTTTGAGCCGGCCGCGCGGGCCGACAGTGTGCTGTTCATCATCCGCGGACGCGTGGCCGCGCTGCACGTGGCGGAGAACGGGGAAGAACGCCTGGAGTCATATCGCAACCGCGGGGAAACGGTGGGCGAGTCGGGGTTTCTCACGGGACGTCCCCGGGCCTACCGCGCGCGCGCCACCCGCGACAGCACCATTGTGCGGTACTCGTCCACGGCGTTCGAGGAACTCATCGCGAGCCATCCGCGTGTCATGCGGTACCTCGCACGCGCCGTCTCGCTGCGCGCCACGGCGCCATTGCGTACCGCGCGCAACAGCACGATCAGCTCGGTCGCGGTCGTCCCGGCGAGCCTCAGGGCTCCGGTGCAGGCGGTCGCGGAACGGGTGGCGGCTGCCCTGGACGTCAACGCGTCTGTCTTGCGCCTGGACTCGGCGCGCGTGGATGCGCTGTCCGGGGTCTCCGGTCTGGCGCAAGCGGCCGTTGGCAGTTCGCTCGAGTCGCGTCTCATGGAGTTGCTGGAGCGGTGGGAAGACGAACATCGTTTCGTCGTGTATGTCGCGGACGACGCGCCCAGTGAATGGTCGCGGCGGTGCGTCCGCCACGCCGATCGGCTGGTCCTGGTGGCCGACCCTCGGGAACTGCACACGCCGGCCCGCGTGGAGCACGATGTCGTCGCCAGCTCGGTGCGGCAGGGCGAATCCCGCGCGGTCCTGGTGTTGGCGCATGCCGACGGCACGAAGTCGCCGGCCAACACGCGCTACTGGTTGGACGCGCGGCCCTACGTCTCCGAACACCACCACGTGCGCATGTCCGAGCCGCGCGATTTCGAGCGACTCGCGCGCATCCTCTCAGGGCGTGCCATCGGACTCGTCCTGGGCGGCGGCGGTGCCCGTGGGTTCGCCCATATCGGACTCCTCCGGGCGCTCGACGAAGCCGGGATACCCGTCGACCTGGTCGGGGGGACGAGCATGGGAGCGTTCATCGGCGGACAGTACGCCATGGGGCGCACCCTCGCGGAGATCACCCGAGCCAGTCGCCGGGTCTTTCTCGAGATTCGCCCCCACCGCGGATTCACCGTGCCGCTGCTGGCCCTGGTTGGCCAGGATCGCGTGGACGAGGCGGGGCGGGCAGCATACGGCGACGTGCACATCGAGGACCTGTGGCGCAGCTACTTCTGCGTCTCGGCCAACCTCACCACAGCAGACGTCGTGGTGCATCGTCGCGGCTCGCTCCGTCACGGCGCCACCGCCAGCGCCAACTTGCCGGGAGTGAGCGTCCCGGTGCTGCATGACAAGCAGCTCCTGGTGGATGGTGGGGTCCTCAACAACCTGCCCACGGACGTCATGCGAAAGGCCGGCGCCGGCGTCGTGATCGCCTCCATCGTGTCGGCGCAGGTGGGGAGCCTGTTTACCTGCGATCGGGTTCCCGGCACCTGGGAATTGCTGCGTGGCCACCTCACCGGACGTCGCACCGCGGCCTTCCCGACGCTGATCGAGGTCATGATGCGCTCGACGGTGCTCTACAGTGCCAGCCGCGAGCGCGCCAGCGCGGCGGACGCGGACCTCGCGATCCGGCCGTCGGTGGCGGGGTTCGGCCTCCTGGCCTTTGAGCGCATCGACGAGATCGTCGCGGCCGGGTACCAGGCCGGGATGGACGTGCTCCCCGGGTGGAAAGCCCAGGCGGGGACGGCCCTCGCCTAA
- a CDS encoding patatin-like phospholipase family protein yields the protein MPRAILPSLLLAALGSTVQAQVPATHGEARVVLATSGGISLGSYQAGVNWGLVELIRRVQLDDSLRVLMNASQKAIPRIVGFSGASAGTINSLMSSLHYCAAAPSIRPEESLYWRTWVDVGWRQLMPNGARVRAPEYGLIDRQYFESALLDRVKQAAAQPGRPGCAVQVAGSVTRQRAITEEVFDHVSIAVQRHVTSYRLEVGADARMALRQASPDLRYDEGVGVQIAAAPAGATDRLTVDDAYRMALASSSIPFVFAPVSLRYYRANALDSAGVCPAAEDRRIGCATPTEARFMDGAAFDNRPISIADRVLLASRKAEPPNGRTLFHTVFIVPTALRRGDAHRADTTVESAGGTLAATQFLGSMWKSAAEYELHAYARSRAGSPEQRGSVADTVEVTSRAWSIFGQTLAHFGAFLARPFREHDFYVGVYDALSFSSDRLCAAATSPDATSVTALRARCHAAVFRTLMQRVDVGCVGHALVTRFYEREHHLAVDQDAPRDPTCANDAEVRRRLGILRQVTDAFQEAMVAPRRCTPGNGPFEALMCSNGLSAFTTLATQRGVVDSLRAYAANHGECQASYTAVDSASSACFANDDVLRFLSNPHDFIKRLAFLGMERAAAVERVAQQVEQANYADARLRLANPVLRSLLGTPTRAAFAWDQSSTPRECGDGTLYPRFGACGLVQTLFRLGVPYTVAGGFGATTLEAGVRPAFHQNARTSIVFPLTVHYGRTQSRAAGESTETTRRSWLSAGAGVMWRNPGIMVNECLLASGWRVRAPWARDVTFAPRERMVHRLQCDLFASRFTMGVTTTRVDTRERGHWSLLVGMADVNGLLYWLLPREMRSR from the coding sequence ATGCCTCGCGCGATACTTCCTTCCCTGCTCCTTGCCGCCCTGGGCTCGACCGTCCAGGCACAGGTACCGGCCACGCACGGCGAGGCACGGGTCGTCCTCGCCACGAGCGGAGGCATATCCCTGGGCTCGTACCAGGCCGGCGTGAACTGGGGGCTGGTCGAGCTCATTCGCCGCGTGCAGCTCGATGACTCGCTGCGAGTCCTGATGAATGCCTCCCAAAAGGCGATTCCGCGGATCGTGGGGTTCAGCGGCGCCTCTGCCGGGACGATCAACTCCCTCATGTCCTCCCTGCACTACTGTGCGGCGGCGCCGTCGATCCGACCGGAGGAGTCGCTCTACTGGCGCACGTGGGTGGATGTGGGGTGGCGGCAACTCATGCCTAACGGGGCGCGGGTGCGCGCCCCGGAGTACGGACTCATCGACCGGCAGTATTTCGAGTCGGCCCTCCTCGACCGCGTCAAGCAGGCGGCGGCGCAGCCGGGTCGACCGGGATGTGCGGTCCAGGTGGCGGGATCGGTCACGCGCCAGCGCGCGATAACGGAGGAGGTCTTTGACCACGTCTCCATCGCCGTCCAGCGCCATGTCACGAGTTATCGCCTGGAGGTCGGCGCCGACGCTCGAATGGCCCTGCGCCAGGCCTCCCCGGACCTGCGCTACGACGAGGGAGTCGGGGTCCAGATCGCCGCGGCCCCCGCCGGAGCAACCGACCGCCTGACGGTCGACGACGCCTACCGAATGGCCCTGGCGTCCAGCTCCATCCCGTTTGTCTTCGCGCCGGTGTCGCTGCGCTACTATCGCGCGAATGCGCTGGACAGTGCCGGCGTCTGCCCGGCAGCAGAAGACCGACGGATCGGCTGCGCCACTCCCACCGAAGCCCGGTTCATGGATGGGGCTGCCTTCGACAACCGCCCCATCTCTATCGCCGACCGCGTGCTCCTGGCCTCGCGCAAGGCCGAGCCGCCGAACGGGCGCACCCTGTTCCATACCGTGTTTATCGTCCCCACAGCGCTCCGCCGGGGCGATGCGCATCGGGCGGATACCACGGTCGAGAGCGCGGGTGGGACGCTGGCCGCCACCCAGTTCCTCGGCAGCATGTGGAAGTCCGCCGCCGAGTATGAGCTGCACGCCTACGCCCGCAGCCGCGCGGGATCGCCGGAGCAACGCGGATCGGTGGCGGACACTGTTGAGGTGACGAGCCGCGCGTGGTCGATCTTCGGCCAGACCCTGGCGCACTTCGGCGCCTTCCTGGCGAGGCCGTTCCGCGAGCACGACTTCTACGTCGGCGTGTACGACGCCTTGAGCTTCAGCTCGGACCGGCTGTGTGCTGCGGCGACGTCACCGGATGCGACGTCCGTCACCGCGCTCCGCGCCCGTTGTCACGCCGCCGTCTTCCGAACGTTGATGCAGCGTGTCGACGTCGGCTGCGTGGGTCATGCCCTGGTGACCCGGTTCTATGAGCGCGAACATCACCTGGCCGTGGACCAGGACGCGCCGCGGGATCCCACGTGCGCCAACGATGCCGAGGTGCGTCGGCGACTGGGCATCCTGCGCCAGGTGACGGACGCCTTCCAGGAGGCCATGGTCGCCCCCCGGCGTTGTACGCCCGGCAACGGCCCGTTTGAAGCGCTGATGTGCAGCAACGGCCTCAGCGCGTTTACGACCCTCGCGACCCAACGGGGGGTGGTGGACTCCCTGCGCGCGTATGCTGCCAACCACGGCGAATGCCAGGCCTCGTACACGGCGGTCGACTCGGCCTCCTCCGCGTGTTTCGCCAATGACGACGTGCTCCGGTTCCTCTCCAACCCCCATGACTTCATCAAGCGTTTGGCTTTCCTGGGGATGGAGCGGGCGGCGGCGGTGGAACGCGTAGCCCAACAGGTGGAACAGGCGAACTATGCGGATGCTCGCCTGCGGCTGGCGAACCCGGTGCTGCGCAGCCTGCTTGGCACCCCCACGCGCGCGGCCTTCGCATGGGACCAGTCGAGCACGCCGCGGGAGTGTGGCGATGGCACCCTCTACCCGCGGTTTGGCGCGTGCGGCCTGGTGCAGACGTTGTTCCGGCTTGGTGTGCCGTACACCGTGGCTGGCGGCTTTGGGGCGACCACGCTCGAAGCCGGGGTGCGACCCGCCTTTCACCAGAACGCCCGGACGAGCATCGTCTTTCCCCTGACGGTGCACTACGGGCGCACGCAATCCCGCGCGGCGGGTGAGAGCACCGAGACCACGCGCCGCTCGTGGCTCTCGGCGGGAGCCGGCGTGATGTGGCGTAACCCGGGCATCATGGTCAACGAATGCCTGCTCGCCTCGGGCTGGCGCGTCCGGGCGCCGTGGGCGCGTGACGTGACCTTTGCTCCGCGGGAGCGCATGGTGCACCGACTGCAGTGCGACCTCTTTGCCTCCCGCTTTACGATGGGCGTCACTACGACACGTGTTGACACCCGTGAGCGCGGGCACTGGTCGTTGCTGGTCGGCATGGCCGACGTCAACGGCCTGCTCTACTGGCTCCTTCCGCGCGAGATGCGCTCGCGCTGA
- a CDS encoding amidohydrolase family protein, whose product MRRAFLLAGAMALSGGRALAQPSVTIVRAAHLIDGRGGVVVSPAAVRVEGERITAVGRDLPVPAGARVIDLGGATLLPGLIDLHTHLTSRMGVHWEDGLVKTTPGHDALWGARNARVTLEAGFTTVRDLGPTWPFVDVDLRNAINEGAVPGPRMLVAGNYVSSTGGAGDARQFSVYVDVPVVRNLADGPEEVTKAVRTNLKNGADHIKILATGAVLSKGISPGAQQYSDAEIAAAVTEATRWGRMVASHAHGASGIKASIRAGVRTVDHGSDLDEEAITLLKASNRRTFYVPTLYTSFAIAEEGVQNNIPAPERERSRQIASVKEAGFRRALAAGIPIGFATDAAVIPHGRNAREFAIRVGFGESPMAAIVSATSLNAEIMGWSDRVGSVEVGKFADLIAVSGDPLREIGELERVRFVMKGGVIVRNENPR is encoded by the coding sequence ATGCGACGAGCGTTTCTTCTTGCGGGTGCGATGGCGCTGAGCGGTGGACGGGCCCTCGCCCAACCCTCCGTTACGATCGTGCGAGCGGCCCACCTCATTGATGGACGTGGCGGTGTTGTCGTCTCCCCGGCCGCGGTCCGCGTGGAAGGGGAACGCATCACGGCCGTGGGGCGCGACCTCCCGGTCCCCGCCGGGGCTCGCGTGATCGACCTTGGGGGGGCGACCCTCCTGCCGGGGTTGATCGACCTGCACACGCACCTGACGAGTCGGATGGGTGTGCACTGGGAGGACGGGCTGGTCAAGACGACCCCGGGTCACGACGCCTTGTGGGGGGCGCGCAACGCGCGGGTGACCCTCGAGGCAGGCTTCACCACGGTGCGCGATCTCGGTCCCACCTGGCCTTTTGTCGACGTTGACCTGCGCAACGCCATCAACGAGGGCGCCGTCCCCGGGCCGCGAATGCTGGTCGCGGGGAACTACGTCTCCTCCACGGGCGGCGCGGGTGATGCCCGCCAGTTCTCGGTGTACGTGGACGTGCCGGTGGTGCGCAACCTCGCGGACGGTCCGGAGGAGGTCACCAAGGCGGTGCGCACCAACCTCAAGAATGGCGCGGACCACATCAAGATCCTCGCCACGGGGGCCGTACTATCGAAGGGGATCTCACCCGGGGCGCAGCAATACTCGGACGCGGAGATCGCCGCCGCGGTGACCGAGGCGACGCGATGGGGCCGCATGGTCGCGTCGCACGCCCACGGGGCCTCGGGGATCAAGGCGTCCATCCGCGCCGGCGTCCGCACGGTCGACCATGGCTCGGACCTCGACGAGGAAGCCATCACGCTGCTCAAGGCCTCGAACCGTCGCACCTTCTACGTGCCAACGCTCTACACGAGCTTTGCAATCGCCGAGGAGGGGGTGCAGAACAACATCCCGGCCCCGGAACGCGAACGCTCGCGCCAGATCGCGTCGGTGAAGGAGGCCGGCTTCCGCCGCGCCCTCGCGGCCGGCATCCCGATTGGGTTTGCGACGGACGCCGCGGTGATCCCGCACGGGCGCAACGCGCGTGAGTTTGCGATCCGCGTGGGCTTTGGCGAGTCGCCCATGGCCGCGATCGTCTCGGCGACGTCGCTCAACGCCGAGATTATGGGATGGTCGGATCGGGTGGGGAGCGTGGAGGTCGGGAAGTTCGCCGACCTCATCGCCGTGTCGGGCGATCCGCTGCGCGAGATCGGCGAGTTGGAGCGCGTGCGGTTTGTCATGAAGGGCGGCGTTATCGTCAGGAACGAGAACCCGCGTTAG